The segment TATTCAAGCGATGCTCACGGTGTGCTGCAGGTACGTAGTACCGGAGCGCAGGGGTCTGGGATTTTAACCTCGATGGTAGCTGCTAACTGCCTGATTGAGTTAGGTGATGATCAAGCAGGCGCCCAGCCAGGCGACGCAGTCTGCATCCAACCACTGACGAGGTGGCAATGACCAAACAACCAATTGCTGAAAAACTCATTGATGATTTCGGCCGCCGTGTCAGTTATGTACGTATTTCCGTGACGGATCGCTGTGACTTTCGCTGCGTATACTGCATGAGCGAAGAGATGACCTTCCTGCCAAGAGCTCAGGTGCTTACGCTAGAAGAACTTGCCATGGTGGCTCAGGCGTTTACCGAGCTAGGCGTTGAGAAAATCCGCTTAACCGGTGGCGAACCGCTAGTGCGTAAAGGCATTGAGCAACTCGTGGACGATATTGGCGCGCTGCCAGGGCTCAACGACTTCACCATGACCACGAACGGGGCAAGCCTGCGTAAACACGCAAAACGGCTCTATCAAGGGGGGCTGCGCAGGCTCAATATTAGCCTCGACTCCCTCGACCCCGGGCGCTTTAAACAGCTAACCCGCACAGGTGAGTTAGCAAAAGTGATTGACGGCATCCATGCTGCCAAAGAGGCTGGCTTTTCGCGCATCAAGCTTAACGCTGTGATTCTAAAGGGGCGCAATGATGATGAAGTGCTGGACCTCGTCACGTTCGCTCGCAATGAAGGGCTGGATATCAGCTTTATCGAAGAGATGCCGCTGGGCGATGTGTCTGATCACTCCCGAGCTGAGACCTTTTACTCTAGTGACGACGTTCAAGCTCTGATCGAGACACGCTACCCGCTCATGCCCACAACGGAAACCACGCCAGGGCCTTCGCGCTATTTTAAAATGGCCGATAGCAGCAGCAAGGTTGGCTTTATTTCGCCCCATAGTCACAACTTTTGTGATAGCTGCAACCGCGTTCGGGTAACCGTTGAAGGTCGTCTACTGCTCTGCCTCGGCAATGAACACTCGGTCGATTTACGTGCCGTATTACGTCGGCATCCTGGCAATATGCAGGCATTGAAAACAGCCATTATTAATGCCTTGCCGCTCAAGCCCGAGCGCCATCACTTCACTACCGATGGCGATGTCCAGGTGGTGCGCTTTATGAATATGACGGGGGGTTAAACGTTGCCAGCGACTCGTGTGCCAGTGCATATCATTACTGGCTTTCTCGGCAGCGGTAAAACCACGCTTATCCACAGCCTGATCGAGCAAAAGCCTGTGGATGAGAAGTGGGCCATTTTAGTCAATGAGTTTGGCCAGATTGGCATTGATCAAGCGATGTTTGAGCAGCGTGACGATGTCGTCGTCAAGGGACTCCCCGGCGGCTGCCTGTGTTGCCAATTAGCTTTTGTGCTGCAGGCTGCGCTGGTCAATTTGCTCGCCCGCAACAAGCCAGACCGCGTCATTATTGAGCCTTCGGGACTGGGCCACCCAGCTGGCTTACTCGACTTGCTGCGCGGCGAAGCCTTTCAAGATGTCGTGGCCGTTCACGATATTATTGCCACCCTCGATCCGCGCCGTTTAGATGAGCCCCGCGTCCGTAAACACGAGACCTTTCAAGATCAGTTGGCCATGGCCGATGCCATCGCTATCACGATGGGTGAGCAGGCAAGTGCCGAACAACACAACCATGCGCAGCAGTTTGTGACTGAGCTTTGGCCGCCTCGAAAGTGGGTTCATCGCAGTGAGCATGGCATGATGCCGCTATCGCTGCTGTTGAACAGCGGCCAAACCAGTGCCCAAGAAGATACGACCGTTCCTGATACGCATCGGCAAGTGATGCCAACTCCCACGTTGGAGGGCGCTTTTTTTGATGCGGCTCCTCCGCTTGGCCAACCTCAGCATAAGACCGCCAGCTCCCTTGGGTACACCAGCACAGGCCTTCGCTGGCATCCCAGTGAACGCTTTGATCTTGATTGTTTGGCCGCCCACTTAGGTGAGCTTCCCTCATCTGCACGAGTAAAAGGCGTCTTTCATACCGAGCAGGGCTGGAAGCAACTCAATCGAGCTGATGGAACACTTAGTCTCGGAAATAGCGCCTGGCGGCAGGATTCGCGGCTTGAGGTGATTACCCCCGATAATGACGCTGATACCCACACCAATTTACTGATAGAACTGCAATCATCAGGAGCGCTGTTAGGCTAATTGCCTTGGAAGAGCTATTCACCCAGAGCAATTCACCCAGAGCAATTCATCTAGAACGAAACACCATACGCTAAGAGGGTTGAGCCAAGAACGCTTCCTCGATAACGTCTACCGGCATAGGACGTCCAAATAAATAGCCTTGAAAAGCTTGGCAGCCATGAGCCAGCAGCCATGCTTTCTGCGCCTCTGTTTCTACCCCTTCGGCAATGACATCAAGATTTAAGCTTTTTGCCAGAGCAATCGTACTTTCCACAATGGCCGCATTGGCACTGCTCTCTAATACTTGATGGACAAACGACTGATCGATCTTTAGCTGATCAAGTGGCAACTGCGCAAGATAGGCCAGCGATGAATAGCCAGTGCCAAAATCATCCAGAGAAAAGCGCACACCTTGGGCTTTCAGGCTAAGCATTTTGTCACGGGCATCGTCTCGCGCCTCCACAAACAGCGACTCGGTAACCTCAAGCTTTAGCCGCTCAAGCGGTGCTTTTGTTCGCATAAAAACCTGCTGCAAGCGAGATAAAAAATCGCTATCGCGAAACTGCAGTGGGCTGATATTCACAGAAATTGTCAGTTCACGCAGGTGTGGCGTTGCTGCCCAACAGGCTAGCTGACGGCATGCATCCTCAATGACCCACTCCCCGACTTCATTAATCAGCCCGGTACTCTCTAATAGCGGAATAAACTCCCCAGGCGAGACCATACCTCGCTCTGGATGCTGCCAGCGCAGCAGTGCTTCAACTCCCGTAAAGTGACCAAAGCGATTAACCTGAGGCTGGTAATAGAGCCGCCATTGATGACTCTCCAATGCCTGGCGCAAATCGGACTCCAGCTTAACCCGTGCAAGTAGGGTAGCCTGCATCGAAGGATCAAAAAAGCGTATGGCACGACGCCCGCTCGCTTTCGCTTGTAGTAAGGCCATATCGACCTGCTGAAGGTAATCTTCGGCGCTTCGCTGACTATCGGATACGACTGTAATCCCAATGCATGCGGTCACCATGACTTGCTCTTCAGAAAAGCTAATCGGCTCATCAAGCGCCACCAGAAGTTTCTGGGCAATATGTTCTGCTAAACGCCGTGTTTGACGTGGGCTTCCATCGACACCTTCAATTAGCACCGCAAATTCGTCACTACCCAGGCGAGCCAGCGTATCAGTATCGCGCAACATTTGGCCAAACCGCTGAGCAACCTGCTGTAACAACTGATCGCCAGCGAGGTGCCCCAGGGTATCGTTAATATGGTTGAAACGGTCAATATCAATCACCAACAACGCCCCACATCGCTGATGGCGGTTTAGCTCTTTTAACGCGGTCTCCATCCTGTCCATAAAGAGGCGTCGATTTGCGAAGCCCGTTAATGGATCATAAAACGCGAGCTGATGGATCTCTTGCTCAGCGGCTTTACGCTCACTGATATCACTCATCGTGGCAACGTAATTGGTGAGCACTCCGTCTGCATCGTAAACAGCACTAATCGTCAGCCACTCAGGGAACAGCTCACCATTTTTGCGCTGATTCCAGATTTCCCCTTCCCAACTTCCTGTTGCCATTACCCGTTTCCACAAGCGCCGATAAAACGCTGCATTGTGGTGGCCCGAGCTAAACATACGTGGGTTCTTACCGATTACCTCTGCATCGCTATAGCCCGTTATGCGCTTAAACGTCTCATTAACTTTTAATATATTTCCGCGAGCATCCGCCACCATGATACCCAGGTGGGCTTGAAAAGCAGCCGCGGCAATCTTCAGCTCCACTTCTGCGCGCTTCGCTTCGGTAATATCACGGTTCACCGATAACACTCCCTCAAATTGTCCAGCACTACTTATTAGCGGGCTCACGGTGGCATGAAAATGATGCGGCTGAGCATCAATGGTCAGTGGATATTCAAATCTTTCTACTTGATGAAACTGCTGGACTCGCTCAAAAACGGCGGCAAATGCATGGGCTAAGGGAACCGGCAAGACATGTGAAAAGTGCTTTCCCAGTGCATCTTGGCTATTAATAAGTAGCTGCTCTGGGGCAACCGCGTGGATATAGCTAAAGCGCCCTTCTACATCAAATACAAAAATTAAATCCTGAATCGAATGAACCAAGGCATCCATGCGCGCCCCGCGCGCTTGCGCTTCGGCACGTGCTAGCTCTCGTTCTTTTATTCGCTCATGAAGCTGATCAGCCAACGCAAGTCGATTCAGATAGTGACGAACGCCCCAAGCTCCCAACAACGTAATCAAACCAACGACCAACAATAACACCAGCAAGCGCTGACGCCAGCCCGCCATAAGTGTATGAAGGTCAACGCCCACCACAATAAACACCGGATAGTCACTAATTCGATGCATGTGAAATAAGCGATTACGACCGTCAAGGGGAGAGATCGCGGTTAGCGTCCTGGAAAGGTCGCCGCTCTCTAACCACTGCTGTGTATCAGGTGCATTAATTTGGCTACCAATGGTTATTCCTTCACGGGGTGTCGGGTGCCTAGCAACCACCTTTAGATTTTCATCTATCAGTGCCATGCTTTCACCTTCATACACTTGCATTTGTTTCAGCGCATCGCCCAGGATATTGGGCATGATGCGAGACACAATCACCCCCGCGAACTCACCTTGGGCATTCACTAAACGAAGGCCATGATAGAGAAAAAAGCGCTGCTTGCTTGCCGACCAAATAAGCGGCGTCATCATTTCGCTTTGACCACCTTGTTTAAAGGTGCGGAAAAAAGCACTGTCGCCGAAATCTTCCCCTACGTATCGATTATCGTTACTGCTTATACGTAGGCGCCCATCCGTGTCCAATACACTAACACTATCGATCAGCGGCACGTACTCAGTAAGATTGTCTAGCGCTCGCTGAACGGTACTTGCATTTTCGGCTTCTAAAACATCCAATCCCAAAGAGTTTTGTTGGTGAGCATCTAGCAGCTCGGCCAGACTAAACAAGCCTTGGCTGCTCTGCCCAAACATGCCTTTTACCCATTCTGACACCACATGCGCACGGGCAATCACTCGGGATTCAGCGGCATTAAGTTCCTGGTGATACTGGCCTTTGAGCAACCAACCAAACAGCGCAATCATCATACATAATGACAAGATATAGATCGTAATAACTCGCTGCTTTTGGCGCCGAAAGCCAGGCATTATCTGGCTTTTTTTAGTTACCCGATCACTGCGAGCTAGCAGCATTATATGTAGGCCTTATTCAGGTATCCCAAGGCACACCTGATACAGTATAAAAAGAACGTTGAAAGATACACCACAGTGGCTCCTCGTAAGCGGTTCTAAATAGTGGCGTGGCTTGTTTTTGATGTATATCTATTTTCAGCAAAAATGCTCATAAAAGTCGTTATTTTACTTAACAAGAGGCTGCCATGGCATCGTTAGGCCAAATGAGTGACTACGAAATCCGCTTAGTGCGTATTTTTAAAACAGTGGTTGAGTGCGGTGGTTTCACCGCTGCGGAAACTGCTTTAGGCATCAGCCGGTCAGCCATTAGCCAGCATATGAATGACTTAGAAAGCAGGCTAGGCTTTTCGCTATGCCAACGTGGCCGAGGCGGGTTTAGTTTAACCGAAGAAGGCAAAGAGATTTACCAAGCGGGTTTAACACTACTGACCGCGCTCGAAGCCTTTAAAAGCGATGTCAATGCATTGCATCATACCATTAAGGGCGAACTAAATATCGGCATCACCGATAACTTGGTTACCTTGCCCGCCATGCATGTTACTCATGCGCTCGCAGAGCTAACAGCGCCAAACCATGAAGTTACCGTTAATATCCATATGGAACCTTCGGATGCCGTTATTCGAAGCGTGATGGATGGCCATTTGCATGTCGGCGTAGTACCCGCCGTTAATTTACCCACCAGCTTAGAAACACACTTGTTATACGAGGAACCTTCGTTTCTTTACTGCGCAGCTGGCCACCCTCTGTTTAGTGAAACAGATGAAGCATTCACAGCTGAACAGATCGCCGCTTATCCAGCGATAACACCTCGCTATCCACTCCCTAGTGATGCACGTGAAGCACACGAGGCGTTAAATTTACAAGCGTCTGCTTCTGATCGGGAAGGCGCTGCGTTTCTGATTCTCACTGGACGCTTTATCGGTTTTCTTCCAGAACATGTTGCCGCCCAATGGGTTAATGCCGATAAGATGCGCGCTGTACACCCTGCCACTCAGCATTATCAGATTCCGTTTGTTCTAATCACTCGTCATGACCGCCGCCCTAACCGCGTGGTAGATGCATTTTTAGGGTTTGTGAAAGGCACACAATCATAAAAGCTCGGCTAAGTGCCGAGCTTTTATGATTAACGACGTATACACATAGCGCGTTTATGGCAGTTTTGCCGTCTCGCTGGCCATGTGTGGTGCGGGCCCTACCTGAGAAGACGATGTTAAAACGTGGCTGGCAGCAAAATAAACAATCGCACCAAGTGCAGACCCGGTAAACCAGCCATAGTCATAGAACCAGTTCATGGTACCGGTTAACAACGAGATTAGCGTAAGTGCCACCGGCACGCCGAACGCGATAAAACCCGCCGCATTAACCGCAGGATAAGCATGGTTATCCATGTATAAGCTAGGCACATCTAGGCGCTGCTTTTTAATTAGGAAATAGTCCACTGCCATGATGCCTGCGATGGGGCCAAGCAGACTGGAGTATCCTAGCAGCCAGTTTGAATACATCTGCTCAAGAGACACCCCTTGAGCAATGAGACCCGCTTTCTGCAAAAGGTCGTAGCCCATCAATAAAACACCCACAGCTCCGGTCATAAGAACTCCGCGGGTTTGGTTAATCAGCTTCGGGGCAATATTCTGGAAGTCATTCGTGGGAGACACAATGTTCGACGCAGTATTGGTGGAAATCGTGGCAATAATGATTAGCAACATGGCAAGCACTACCCAGAAAGGGCTTTCGATATAGCCAATCAAACGCACTGGGTCAGCAACCGTCTGTCCCACTAGCGACTCAGACGCCGCCGTTAATACAACGCCTAACGCTGCAAAGAAGAACATTGTCAGCGGTAACCCAATCACTTGGCCAACAATTTGATCTTTTTGGCTTTTGGCAAACCGGCTGAAATCAGGAATGTTCAGCGACAACGTCGCCCAAAACCCCACCATCGCGGTTAACCCTGCAAAGAAATAGCCATATACCGACGCGCCTTCTGGACGCGAAGGCGGTTGCGCTAATAGCTCAGTCATCGACATATGCGGCCATGCCCACATCATTAACCCAATCCCCACAGCGAGCAGTAATGGCGCCGCTAAGGTTTCCAGCCACTTGATCGACTCAGCCCCACGAATGACCACGAGAAGATTCATTGCACCGAAGACAAAAAAGCCAATCACTTCACCTACCCCACCAAGCGCAGCCCAAGCAGGAACCAGTTCGGATAACAGAAGATGAATCGCCAAGCCGCCAAACATCGTCTGAATACCAAACCAGCCGCAGCCTACTAGAGCCCGCACCAAACAAGGCACATTAGAACCTAAAATACCGAACGATGATCGCAGCACAACTGGAAAGGGAATACCAAATTTAGTGCCAGGAAAGGCATTTAGAGTGAGCGGAATCAGAACAATCACGTTGGCTAGAAAAATGGCAAAAAGCGCCTCCCCCACACTCAGGCCGAAGTAGGCGGTTAACACACCCCCCAACGTGTAGGTAGGCACACAAATCGACATGCCCACCCAAAGTGCGGCAATGTTCCATTTGCTCCAGGTGCGCTCACTCGCCTGAGTGGGCGCAATATCTTTATTGAAACGAGGGCTATCACCTACGTCTTTACCTACGTCGAGTTCAATTAACCCCTCTCTGTCCACCATTCGGGATGTTGAGCCAGTCATATAGTCTCCTCAGCAGTGCTGTTGCCCATTATAGTCACGGTGTCAGTCTTTCAAGAGCAATAAGCGTGCCTAAAACAAAAGCACAACCACTAACCCATTGATCAAAAGCTGACTTATCAGGCAGACATACACATACTTTTAGCGTGATTTTTGTTATTCGCCTTTTAGCTATTAAAAGCCATTAATAAGCGTAGCTATTTAAATAAAATACGCACCAAAAAGATGCAAAAAAAATATAAAAACTCAAAATAAAATAACACAACTATATGTTTTAAAAACAAAAATAAAACATCACCAAGATTGAACAGTATTTCACCAACTTAGCAAAATCATCACTAAAAATAATAAAAACATTAAAAAATCAAAGAGTTAAACAAATCATTTAAAATTATCAAAAAACACTTGAAACAACACCTAACAAAGGACTATGTTCAAAAAGCTGTCAATAATGACAACTTTACAAAAACAATAAGACGCCGCTGCACGCCACGTGACCACAAACTTGTTACTTGACCAGTAACGTACCGACATGCACATACATGCGGTTGGCGCGTATGACCTGAGAGGGCTGTTCCATGCAGAAAATGAAAATTGGCTTAATTCAAATGGGTCTCAAAACCAGTACCGATTTAGACCCTGCGGCTATCCGCGATGCGATGAACGAAGCGCACCTACCGATGATTCAGCAGGCGGCCGAACAGGGTGTGCAAGTGCTGTGTTTTCAAGAAGTATTCAACCAGCCGTACTTTTGCCCAAGCCAAGATAGCAAATGGTATGCCGCCGCAGAGCGGGTTCCAGAAGGTCCCACGTGTCAGATGATGCAAAAACTGGCTGCCGAACACCGCATGGTAATTATCGTGCCCGTGTATGAAGAAACAGCGACCGGCGTTTACTACAACACCGCCGCCGTGTTTGATGCCGACGGCAGCTACCTCGGCAAATATCATAAAACTCATATTCCTCAAGTTGCCGGCTTTTGGGAAAAATTCTTCTTCAAACCAGGGAAATCAAGCTGGCCCGTCTTCGACACTGCCTACGGCAAAATTGGTGTGTATATCTGCTATGACCGCCATTTCCCTGAAGGATGGCGTGCGCTGGCACTCAACGGTGCGGAGGTGATCTTCAATCCATCCGCTACCGTAGCAGGACTCTCCCAATACCTATGGGAGCTTGAACAACCTGCTTCCGCCGCGGCTAACGGCTGCTTCATTGCCGCTATCAATCGCGTGGGTACAGAAGCCCCCTGGAATATCGGTGACTTCTACGGCTCCAGCTACATTGTTAACCCCCGCGGCAAAATCGAAGCCCAGGCCAGCGAAACGGAAGATGAGCTACTAGTGCATGAAATTGATTTAGACATGGTGCGCGAAGTGCGCAATAACTGGCAGTTCTTCCGTGATCGTCGCCCCGATGCCTACACCCGCCTCACTGATGGTGAGTAGCCCTGATGATGAATCATACGAGGACTTCATGATGAGTTTATTGATCAAAGGCGGCACCGTCGTCACCCATGCCGACACTTACCGCGCCGACGTTCTGTGCGTCGACGGAAAAATACACGCCATCGGCACCAACTTGGATCTCCCCGATAACTGCGAAATCATTGATGCCAGCAATCAGTTAGTAATGCCCGGCGGTATTGACCCTCATACCCATATGCAAATGCCATTTATGGGCGCGGTGGCTAGCGAAGATTTTTATACCGGCACCGCCGCCGCTATGGCGGGCGGTACCACAACGATTATCGACTTTGTCATTCCAAGCCCAGGCCAATCACTTTTAGAAGCCTTTGAGACGTGGCAAGGATGGGCGGAAAAAGCCGCCACTGATTTCGCTTTCCACGTGGCAATCACTTGGTGGGATGAAAGCGTCAAAGAGGAAATGGGCACCCTGGTGCGCGAACATGGGGTAAATAGTTTCAAGCACTTTATGGCCTACAAGGGCGCGATTATGGCCACTGATGACATATTGGTGGAAAGCTTTTCACGCTGCCTTGAACTGGGCGCAGTGCCTACGGTACACGCCGAAAACGGCGAACTGGTTTACCACATGCAGCAGAAGCTACTGGCCCAGGGCATTACCGGGCCGGAAGCTCATCCACTTTCCCGCCCACCACAAGTAGAAGGTGAAGCCGCCAGCCGAGCGATTCGAATTGCCAGCACCTTAGGCGCACCGGTCTACCTGGTACATGT is part of the Halomonas sp. GT genome and harbors:
- the moaA gene encoding GTP 3',8-cyclase MoaA, encoding MTKQPIAEKLIDDFGRRVSYVRISVTDRCDFRCVYCMSEEMTFLPRAQVLTLEELAMVAQAFTELGVEKIRLTGGEPLVRKGIEQLVDDIGALPGLNDFTMTTNGASLRKHAKRLYQGGLRRLNISLDSLDPGRFKQLTRTGELAKVIDGIHAAKEAGFSRIKLNAVILKGRNDDEVLDLVTFARNEGLDISFIEEMPLGDVSDHSRAETFYSSDDVQALIETRYPLMPTTETTPGPSRYFKMADSSSKVGFISPHSHNFCDSCNRVRVTVEGRLLLCLGNEHSVDLRAVLRRHPGNMQALKTAIINALPLKPERHHFTTDGDVQVVRFMNMTGG
- a CDS encoding CobW family GTP-binding protein — its product is MPATRVPVHIITGFLGSGKTTLIHSLIEQKPVDEKWAILVNEFGQIGIDQAMFEQRDDVVVKGLPGGCLCCQLAFVLQAALVNLLARNKPDRVIIEPSGLGHPAGLLDLLRGEAFQDVVAVHDIIATLDPRRLDEPRVRKHETFQDQLAMADAIAITMGEQASAEQHNHAQQFVTELWPPRKWVHRSEHGMMPLSLLLNSGQTSAQEDTTVPDTHRQVMPTPTLEGAFFDAAPPLGQPQHKTASSLGYTSTGLRWHPSERFDLDCLAAHLGELPSSARVKGVFHTEQGWKQLNRADGTLSLGNSAWRQDSRLEVITPDNDADTHTNLLIELQSSGALLG
- a CDS encoding bifunctional diguanylate cyclase/phosphodiesterase codes for the protein MLLARSDRVTKKSQIMPGFRRQKQRVITIYILSLCMMIALFGWLLKGQYHQELNAAESRVIARAHVVSEWVKGMFGQSSQGLFSLAELLDAHQQNSLGLDVLEAENASTVQRALDNLTEYVPLIDSVSVLDTDGRLRISSNDNRYVGEDFGDSAFFRTFKQGGQSEMMTPLIWSASKQRFFLYHGLRLVNAQGEFAGVIVSRIMPNILGDALKQMQVYEGESMALIDENLKVVARHPTPREGITIGSQINAPDTQQWLESGDLSRTLTAISPLDGRNRLFHMHRISDYPVFIVVGVDLHTLMAGWRQRLLVLLLVVGLITLLGAWGVRHYLNRLALADQLHERIKERELARAEAQARGARMDALVHSIQDLIFVFDVEGRFSYIHAVAPEQLLINSQDALGKHFSHVLPVPLAHAFAAVFERVQQFHQVERFEYPLTIDAQPHHFHATVSPLISSAGQFEGVLSVNRDITEAKRAEVELKIAAAAFQAHLGIMVADARGNILKVNETFKRITGYSDAEVIGKNPRMFSSGHHNAAFYRRLWKRVMATGSWEGEIWNQRKNGELFPEWLTISAVYDADGVLTNYVATMSDISERKAAEQEIHQLAFYDPLTGFANRRLFMDRMETALKELNRHQRCGALLVIDIDRFNHINDTLGHLAGDQLLQQVAQRFGQMLRDTDTLARLGSDEFAVLIEGVDGSPRQTRRLAEHIAQKLLVALDEPISFSEEQVMVTACIGITVVSDSQRSAEDYLQQVDMALLQAKASGRRAIRFFDPSMQATLLARVKLESDLRQALESHQWRLYYQPQVNRFGHFTGVEALLRWQHPERGMVSPGEFIPLLESTGLINEVGEWVIEDACRQLACWAATPHLRELTISVNISPLQFRDSDFLSRLQQVFMRTKAPLERLKLEVTESLFVEARDDARDKMLSLKAQGVRFSLDDFGTGYSSLAYLAQLPLDQLKIDQSFVHQVLESSANAAIVESTIALAKSLNLDVIAEGVETEAQKAWLLAHGCQAFQGYLFGRPMPVDVIEEAFLAQPS
- a CDS encoding LysR family transcriptional regulator, producing the protein MASLGQMSDYEIRLVRIFKTVVECGGFTAAETALGISRSAISQHMNDLESRLGFSLCQRGRGGFSLTEEGKEIYQAGLTLLTALEAFKSDVNALHHTIKGELNIGITDNLVTLPAMHVTHALAELTAPNHEVTVNIHMEPSDAVIRSVMDGHLHVGVVPAVNLPTSLETHLLYEEPSFLYCAAGHPLFSETDEAFTAEQIAAYPAITPRYPLPSDAREAHEALNLQASASDREGAAFLILTGRFIGFLPEHVAAQWVNADKMRAVHPATQHYQIPFVLITRHDRRPNRVVDAFLGFVKGTQS
- a CDS encoding NCS1 family nucleobase:cation symporter-1; the protein is MTGSTSRMVDREGLIELDVGKDVGDSPRFNKDIAPTQASERTWSKWNIAALWVGMSICVPTYTLGGVLTAYFGLSVGEALFAIFLANVIVLIPLTLNAFPGTKFGIPFPVVLRSSFGILGSNVPCLVRALVGCGWFGIQTMFGGLAIHLLLSELVPAWAALGGVGEVIGFFVFGAMNLLVVIRGAESIKWLETLAAPLLLAVGIGLMMWAWPHMSMTELLAQPPSRPEGASVYGYFFAGLTAMVGFWATLSLNIPDFSRFAKSQKDQIVGQVIGLPLTMFFFAALGVVLTAASESLVGQTVADPVRLIGYIESPFWVVLAMLLIIIATISTNTASNIVSPTNDFQNIAPKLINQTRGVLMTGAVGVLLMGYDLLQKAGLIAQGVSLEQMYSNWLLGYSSLLGPIAGIMAVDYFLIKKQRLDVPSLYMDNHAYPAVNAAGFIAFGVPVALTLISLLTGTMNWFYDYGWFTGSALGAIVYFAASHVLTSSSQVGPAPHMASETAKLP
- a CDS encoding nitrilase-related carbon-nitrogen hydrolase; its protein translation is MQKMKIGLIQMGLKTSTDLDPAAIRDAMNEAHLPMIQQAAEQGVQVLCFQEVFNQPYFCPSQDSKWYAAAERVPEGPTCQMMQKLAAEHRMVIIVPVYEETATGVYYNTAAVFDADGSYLGKYHKTHIPQVAGFWEKFFFKPGKSSWPVFDTAYGKIGVYICYDRHFPEGWRALALNGAEVIFNPSATVAGLSQYLWELEQPASAAANGCFIAAINRVGTEAPWNIGDFYGSSYIVNPRGKIEAQASETEDELLVHEIDLDMVREVRNNWQFFRDRRPDAYTRLTDGE
- the hydA gene encoding dihydropyrimidinase, whose product is MSLLIKGGTVVTHADTYRADVLCVDGKIHAIGTNLDLPDNCEIIDASNQLVMPGGIDPHTHMQMPFMGAVASEDFYTGTAAAMAGGTTTIIDFVIPSPGQSLLEAFETWQGWAEKAATDFAFHVAITWWDESVKEEMGTLVREHGVNSFKHFMAYKGAIMATDDILVESFSRCLELGAVPTVHAENGELVYHMQQKLLAQGITGPEAHPLSRPPQVEGEAASRAIRIASTLGAPVYLVHVSTKDAVDEIAYARQQGHPVFGECLAGHLLIDDSVYQHPDWATAAAHVMSPPFRPKGHQEALWHGLQSGNLQTTATDHCCFCEEQKAAGKDDFTKIPNGTAGVEDRLAVIWDEGVNSGKLSPQEFVAVTSTNTAKIFNLYPRKGAIQVGADADIVVWDPNGTRTISAKTHHQNVDFNIFEGKTVRGIARHTISQGKWVWRDGELLAERGAGRYLKRPAYPGVFELLAKRAELNAPVAVTR